One region of Oncorhynchus keta strain PuntledgeMale-10-30-2019 unplaced genomic scaffold, Oket_V2 Un_contig_6160_pilon_pilon, whole genome shotgun sequence genomic DNA includes:
- the LOC127925722 gene encoding uncharacterized protein LOC127925722 isoform X11 yields the protein MSQKSTRLPRSLPTLLDCPYQLTVMRSLSLLDCPYQLTVMRSLSLLDCPYQLTVMRSLSLLDCPYQLTVMRSLSLLDCPYQLTVMRSLSLLDCPYQLTVMRSLSLLDCPYQLTVMRSLSLLDCPYQLTVMRSLSLLDCPYQLTVMRSLSLLDCPYQLTVMRSLSLLDCPYQLTVMRSLSLLDCPYQLTVMRSLSLLDCPYQLTVMRSLSLLDCPYQLTVMRSLSLLDCPYQLTVMRSLSLLDCPYQLTVMRSLSLLDCPYQLTVMRSLSLLDCPYQLTVMRSLSLLDCPYQLTVMRSLSLLDCPYQLTVAAVLERRVTRALQ from the exons ATGAGCCAAAAGTCAACacgtctccctcgctctcttcccACTCTGCTTGACTGTCCCTACCAGCTGACTGtcatgaggtctctctctctgcttgactGTCCCTACCAGCTGACTGTCATGag gtctctctctctgcttgactGTCCCTACCAGCTGACTGtcatgaggtctctctctctgcttgactGTCCCTACCAGCTGACTGtcatgag gtctctctctctgcttgactGTCCCTACCAGCTGACTGtcatgaggtctctctctctgcttgactGTCCCTACCAGCTGACTGtcatgaggtctctctctctgcttgactGTCCCTACCAGCTGACTGtcatgaggtctctctctctgcttgactGTCCCTACCAGCTGACTGtcatgaggtctctctctctgcttgactGTCCCTACCAGCTGACTGtcatgaggtctctctctctgcttgactGTCCCTACCAGCTGACTGtcatgaggtctctctctctgcttgactGTCCCTACCAGCTGACTGtcatgaggtctctctctctgcttgactGTCCCTACCAGCTGACTGtcatgaggtctctctctctgcttgactGTCCCTACCAGCTGACTGtcatgaggtctctctctctgcttgactGTCCCTACCAGCTGACTGtcatgaggtctctctctctgcttgactGTCCCTACCAGCTGACTGtcatgaggtctctctctctgcttgactGTCCCTACCAGCTGACTGtcatgaggtctctctctctgcttgactGTCCCTACCAGCTGACTGtcatgaggtctctctctctgcttgactGTCCCTACCAGCTGACTGtcatgaggtctctctctctgcttgactGTCCCTACCAGCTGACTGTCATGAG gtctctctctctgcttgactGTCCCTACCAGCTGACTGTCGCGGCAGTTCTAGAGCGGCGTGTCACTCGGGCCCTCCAATAG
- the LOC127925722 gene encoding uncharacterized protein LOC127925722 isoform X9, with translation MSQKSTRLPRSLPTLLDCPYQLTVMRSLSLLDCPYQLTVMRSLSLLDCPYQLTVMRSLSLLDCPYQLTVMRSLSLLDCPYQLTVMRSLSLLDCPYQLTVMRSLSLLDCPYQLTVMRSLSLLDCPYQLTVMRSLSLLDCPYQLTVMRSLSLLDCPYQLTVMRSLSLLDCPYQLTVMRSLSLLDCPYQLTVMRSLSLLDCPYQLTVMRSLSLLDCPYQLTVMRSLSLLDCPYQLTVMRSLSLLDCPYQLTVMRSLSLLDCPYQLTVMRSLSLLDCPYQLTVMRSLSLLDCPYQLTVMRSLSLLDCPYQLTVMRSLSLLDCPYQLTVAAVLERRVTRALQ, from the exons ATGAGCCAAAAGTCAACacgtctccctcgctctcttcccACTCTGCTTGACTGTCCCTACCAGCTGACTGtcatgaggtctctctctctgcttgactGTCCCTACCAGCTGACTGTCATGag gtctctctctctgcttgactGTCCCTACCAGCTGACTGtcatgaggtctctctctctgcttgactGTCCCTACCAGCTGACTGtcatgaggtctctctctctgcttgactGTCCCTACCAGCTGACTGTCATGAG gtctctctctctgcttgactGTCCCTACCAGCTGACTGtcatgaggtctctctctctgcttgactGTCCCTACCAGCTGACTGtcatgaggtctctctctctgcttgactGTCCCTACCAGCTGACTGtcatgaggtctctctctctgcttgactGTCCCTACCAGCTGACTGtcatgaggtctctctctctgcttgactGTCCCTACCAGCTGACTGtcatgaggtctctctctctgcttgactGTCCCTACCAGCTGACTGtcatgaggtctctctctctgcttgactGTCCCTACCAGCTGACTGtcatgaggtctctctctctgcttgactGTCCCTACCAGCTGACTGtcatgaggtctctctctctgcttgactGTCCCTACCAGCTGACTGtcatgaggtctctctctctgcttgactGTCCCTACCAGCTGACTGtcatgaggtctctctctctgcttgactGTCCCTACCAGCTGACTGtcatgaggtctctctctctgcttgactGTCCCTACCAGCTGACTGtcatgaggtctctctctctgcttgactGTCCCTACCAGCTGACTGtcatgaggtctctctctctgcttgactGTCCCTACCAGCTGACTGtcatgaggtctctctctctgcttgactGTCCCTACCAGCTGACTGTCATGAG gtctctctctctgcttgactGTCCCTACCAGCTGACTGTCGCGGCAGTTCTAGAGCGGCGTGTCACTCGGGCCCTCCAATAG
- the LOC127925722 gene encoding uncharacterized protein LOC127925722 isoform X2 has protein sequence MSQKSTRLPRSLPTLLDCPYQLTVMRSLSLLDCPYQLTVMRSLSLLDCPYQLTVMRSLSLLDCPYQLTVMRSLSLLDCPYQLTVMRSLSLLDCPYQLTVMRSLSLLDCPYQLTVMRSLSLLDCPYQLTVMRSLSLLDCPYQLTVMRSLSLLDCPYQLTVMRSLSLLDCPYQLTVMRSLSLLDCPYQLTVMRSLSLLDCPYQLTVMRSLSLLDCPYQLTVMRSLSLLDCPYQLTVMRSLSLLDCPYQLTVMRSLSLLDCPYQLTVMRSLSLLDCPYQLTVMRSLSLLDCPYQLTVMRSLSLLDCPYQLTVMRSLSLLDCPYQLTVMRSLSLLDCPYQLTVMRSLSLLDCPYQLTVMRSLSLLDCPYQLTVMRSLSLLDCPYQLTVAAVLERRVTRALQ, from the exons ATGAGCCAAAAGTCAACacgtctccctcgctctcttcccACTCTGCTTGACTGTCCCTACCAGCTGACTGtcatgaggtctctctctctgcttgactGTCCCTACCAGCTGACTGTCATGag gtctctctctctgcttgactGTCCCTACCAGCTGACTGtcatgaggtctctctctctgcttgactGTCCCTACCAGCTGACTGtcatgag gtctctctctctgcttgactGTCCCTACCAGCTGACTGtcatgaggtctctctctctgcttgactGTCCCTACCAGCTGACTGtcatgaggtctctctctctgcttgactGTCCCTACCAGCTGACTGtcatgaggtctctctctctgcttgactGTCCCTACCAGCTGACTGtcatgaggtctctctctctgcttgactGTCCCTACCAGCTGACTGtcatgag gtctctctctctgcttgactGTCCCTACCAGCTGACTGtcatgaggtctctctctctgcttgactGTCCCTACCAGCTGACTGtcatgaggtctctctctctgcttgactGTCCCTACCAGCTGACTGtcatgaggtctctctctctgcttgactGTCCCTACCAGCTGACTGtcatgaggtctctctctctgcttgactGTCCCTACCAGCTGACTGtcatgaggtctctctctctgcttgactGTCCCTACCAGCTGACTGtcatgaggtctctctctctgcttgactGTCCCTACCAGCTGACTGtcatgaggtctctctctctgcttgactGTCCCTACCAGCTGACTGtcatgaggtctctctctctgcttgactGTCCCTACCAGCTGACTGtcatgaggtctctctctctgcttgactGTCCCTACCAGCTGACTGtcatgaggtctctctctctgcttgactGTCCCTACCAGCTGACTGtcatgaggtctctctctctgcttgactGTCCCTACCAGCTGACTGtcatgaggtctctctctctgcttgactGTCCCTACCAGCTGACTGtcatgaggtctctctctctgcttgactGTCCCTACCAGCTGACTGtcatgaggtctctctctctgcttgactGTCCCTACCAGCTGACTGTCATGAG gtctctctctctgcttgactGTCCCTACCAGCTGACTGTCGCGGCAGTTCTAGAGCGGCGTGTCACTCGGGCCCTCCAATAG
- the LOC127925722 gene encoding uncharacterized protein LOC127925722 isoform X1, which produces MSQKSTRLPRSLPTLLDCPYQLTVMRSLSLLDCPYQLTVMRSLSLLDCPYQLTVMRSLSLLDCPYQLTVMRSLSLLDCPYQLTVMRSLSLLDCPYQLTVMRSLSLLDCPYQLTVMRSLSLLDCPYQLTVMRSLSLLDCPYQLTVMRSLSLLDCPYQLTVMRSLSLLDCPYQLTVMRSLSLLDCPYQLTVMRSLSLLDCPYQLTVMRSLSLLDCPYQLTVMRSLSLLDCPYQLTVMRSLSLLDCPYQLTVMRSLSLLDCPYQLTVMRSLSLLDCPYQLTVMRSLSLLDCPYQLTVMRSLSLLDCPYQLTVMRSLSLLDCPYQLTVMRSLSLLDCPYQLTVMRSLSLLDCPYQLTVMRSLSLLDCPYQLTVMRSLSLLDCPYQLTVMRSLSLLDCPYQLTVAAVLERRVTRALQ; this is translated from the exons ATGAGCCAAAAGTCAACacgtctccctcgctctcttcccACTCTGCTTGACTGTCCCTACCAGCTGACTGtcatgaggtctctctctctgcttgactGTCCCTACCAGCTGACTGTCATGag gtctctctctctgcttgactGTCCCTACCAGCTGACTGtcatgaggtctctctctctgcttgactGTCCCTACCAGCTGACTGtcatgaggtctctctctctgcttgactGTCCCTACCAGCTGACTGTCATGAG gtctctctctctgcttgactGTCCCTACCAGCTGACTGtcatgaggtctctctctctgcttgactGTCCCTACCAGCTGACTGtcatgaggtctctctctctgcttgactGTCCCTACCAGCTGACTGtcatgaggtctctctctctgcttgactGTCCCTACCAGCTGACTGtcatgaggtctctctctctgcttgactGTCCCTACCAGCTGACTGtcatgag gtctctctctctgcttgactGTCCCTACCAGCTGACTGtcatgaggtctctctctctgcttgactGTCCCTACCAGCTGACTGtcatgaggtctctctctctgcttgactGTCCCTACCAGCTGACTGtcatgaggtctctctctctgcttgactGTCCCTACCAGCTGACTGtcatgaggtctctctctctgcttgactGTCCCTACCAGCTGACTGtcatgaggtctctctctctgcttgactGTCCCTACCAGCTGACTGtcatgaggtctctctctctgcttgactGTCCCTACCAGCTGACTGtcatgaggtctctctctctgcttgactGTCCCTACCAGCTGACTGtcatgaggtctctctctctgcttgactGTCCCTACCAGCTGACTGtcatgaggtctctctctctgcttgactGTCCCTACCAGCTGACTGtcatgaggtctctctctctgcttgactGTCCCTACCAGCTGACTGtcatgaggtctctctctctgcttgactGTCCCTACCAGCTGACTGtcatgaggtctctctctctgcttgactGTCCCTACCAGCTGACTGtcatgaggtctctctctctgcttgactGTCCCTACCAGCTGACTGtcatgaggtctctctctctgcttgactGTCCCTACCAGCTGACTGTCATGAG gtctctctctctgcttgactGTCCCTACCAGCTGACTGTCGCGGCAGTTCTAGAGCGGCGTGTCACTCGGGCCCTCCAATAG
- the LOC127925722 gene encoding uncharacterized protein LOC127925722 isoform X3, with translation MSQKSTRLPRSLPTLLDCPYQLTVMRSLSLLDCPYQLTVMRSLSLLDCPYQLTVMRSLSLLDCPYQLTVMRSLSLLDCPYQLTVMRSLSLLDCPYQLTVMRSLSLLDCPYQLTVMRSLSLLDCPYQLTVMRSLSLLDCPYQLTVMRSLSLLDCPYQLTVMRSLSLLDCPYQLTVMRSLSLLDCPYQLTVMRSLSLLDCPYQLTVMRSLSLLDCPYQLTVMRSLSLLDCPYQLTVMRSLSLLDCPYQLTVMRSLSLLDCPYQLTVMRSLSLLDCPYQLTVMRSLSLLDCPYQLTVMRSLSLLDCPYQLTVMRSLSLLDCPYQLTVMRSLSLLDCPYQLTVMRSLSLLDCPYQLTVMRSLSLLDCPYQLTVMRSLSLLDCPYQLTVAAVLERRVTRALQ, from the exons ATGAGCCAAAAGTCAACacgtctccctcgctctcttcccACTCTGCTTGACTGTCCCTACCAGCTGACTGtcatgaggtctctctctctgcttgactGTCCCTACCAGCTGACTGTCATGag gtctctctctctgcttgactGTCCCTACCAGCTGACTGtcatgaggtctctctctctgcttgactGTCCCTACCAGCTGACTGtcatgaggtctctctctctgcttgactGTCCCTACCAGCTGACTGTCATGAG gtctctctctctgcttgactGTCCCTACCAGCTGACTGtcatgaggtctctctctctgcttgactGTCCCTACCAGCTGACTGtcatgaggtctctctctctgcttgactGTCCCTACCAGCTGACTGtcatgaggtctctctctctgcttgactGTCCCTACCAGCTGACTGtcatgag gtctctctctctgcttgactGTCCCTACCAGCTGACTGtcatgaggtctctctctctgcttgactGTCCCTACCAGCTGACTGtcatgaggtctctctctctgcttgactGTCCCTACCAGCTGACTGtcatgaggtctctctctctgcttgactGTCCCTACCAGCTGACTGtcatgaggtctctctctctgcttgactGTCCCTACCAGCTGACTGtcatgaggtctctctctctgcttgactGTCCCTACCAGCTGACTGtcatgaggtctctctctctgcttgactGTCCCTACCAGCTGACTGtcatgaggtctctctctctgcttgactGTCCCTACCAGCTGACTGtcatgaggtctctctctctgcttgactGTCCCTACCAGCTGACTGtcatgaggtctctctctctgcttgactGTCCCTACCAGCTGACTGtcatgaggtctctctctctgcttgactGTCCCTACCAGCTGACTGtcatgaggtctctctctctgcttgactGTCCCTACCAGCTGACTGtcatgaggtctctctctctgcttgactGTCCCTACCAGCTGACTGtcatgaggtctctctctctgcttgactGTCCCTACCAGCTGACTGtcatgaggtctctctctctgcttgactGTCCCTACCAGCTGACTGTCATGAG gtctctctctctgcttgactGTCCCTACCAGCTGACTGTCGCGGCAGTTCTAGAGCGGCGTGTCACTCGGGCCCTCCAATAG
- the LOC127925722 gene encoding uncharacterized protein LOC127925722 isoform X6, which produces MSQKSTRLPRSLPTLLDCPYQLTVMRSLSLLDCPYQLTVMRSLSLLDCPYQLTVMRSLSLLDCPYQLTVMRSLSLLDCPYQLTVMRSLSLLDCPYQLTVMRSLSLLDCPYQLTVMRSLSLLDCPYQLTVMRSLSLLDCPYQLTVMRSLSLLDCPYQLTVMRSLSLLDCPYQLTVMRSLSLLDCPYQLTVMRSLSLLDCPYQLTVMRSLSLLDCPYQLTVMRSLSLLDCPYQLTVMRSLSLLDCPYQLTVMRSLSLLDCPYQLTVMRSLSLLDCPYQLTVMRSLSLLDCPYQLTVMRSLSLLDCPYQLTVMRSLSLLDCPYQLTVMRSLSLLDCPYQLTVMRSLSLLDCPYQLTVAAVLERRVTRALQ; this is translated from the exons ATGAGCCAAAAGTCAACacgtctccctcgctctcttcccACTCTGCTTGACTGTCCCTACCAGCTGACTGtcatgaggtctctctctctgcttgactGTCCCTACCAGCTGACTGTCATGag gtctctctctctgcttgactGTCCCTACCAGCTGACTGtcatgaggtctctctctctgcttgactGTCCCTACCAGCTGACTGtcatgaggtctctctctctgcttgactGTCCCTACCAGCTGACTGtcatgaggtctctctctctgcttgactGTCCCTACCAGCTGACTGtcatgaggtctctctctctgcttgactGTCCCTACCAGCTGACTGtcatgag gtctctctctctgcttgactGTCCCTACCAGCTGACTGtcatgaggtctctctctctgcttgactGTCCCTACCAGCTGACTGtcatgaggtctctctctctgcttgactGTCCCTACCAGCTGACTGtcatgaggtctctctctctgcttgactGTCCCTACCAGCTGACTGtcatgaggtctctctctctgcttgactGTCCCTACCAGCTGACTGtcatgaggtctctctctctgcttgactGTCCCTACCAGCTGACTGtcatgaggtctctctctctgcttgactGTCCCTACCAGCTGACTGtcatgaggtctctctctctgcttgactGTCCCTACCAGCTGACTGtcatgaggtctctctctctgcttgactGTCCCTACCAGCTGACTGtcatgaggtctctctctctgcttgactGTCCCTACCAGCTGACTGtcatgaggtctctctctctgcttgactGTCCCTACCAGCTGACTGtcatgaggtctctctctctgcttgactGTCCCTACCAGCTGACTGtcatgaggtctctctctctgcttgactGTCCCTACCAGCTGACTGtcatgaggtctctctctctgcttgactGTCCCTACCAGCTGACTGtcatgaggtctctctctctgcttgactGTCCCTACCAGCTGACTGTCATGAG gtctctctctctgcttgactGTCCCTACCAGCTGACTGTCGCGGCAGTTCTAGAGCGGCGTGTCACTCGGGCCCTCCAATAG
- the LOC127925722 gene encoding uncharacterized protein LOC127925722 isoform X8, which produces MRSLSLLDCPYQLTVMRSLSLLDCPYQLTVMRSLSLLDCPYQLTVMRSLSLLDCPYQLTVMRSLSLLDCPYQLTVMRSLSLLDCPYQLTVMRSLSLLDCPYQLTVMRSLSLLDCPYQLTVMRSLSLLDCPYQLTVMRSLSLLDCPYQLTVMRSLSLLDCPYQLTVMRSLSLLDCPYQLTVMRSLSLLDCPYQLTVMRSLSLLDCPYQLTVMRSLSLLDCPYQLTVMRSLSLLDCPYQLTVMRSLSLLDCPYQLTVMRSLSLLDCPYQLTVMRSLSLLDCPYQLTVMRSLSLLDCPYQLTVMRSLSLLDCPYQLTVMRSLSLLDCPYQLTVAAVLERRVTRALQ; this is translated from the exons atgaggtctctctctctgcttgactGTCCCTACCAGCTGACTGtcatgag gtctctctctctgcttgactGTCCCTACCAGCTGACTGtcatgaggtctctctctctgcttgactGTCCCTACCAGCTGACTGtcatgaggtctctctctctgcttgactGTCCCTACCAGCTGACTGtcatgaggtctctctctctgcttgactGTCCCTACCAGCTGACTGtcatgaggtctctctctctgcttgactGTCCCTACCAGCTGACTGtcatgag gtctctctctctgcttgactGTCCCTACCAGCTGACTGtcatgaggtctctctctctgcttgactGTCCCTACCAGCTGACTGtcatgaggtctctctctctgcttgactGTCCCTACCAGCTGACTGtcatgaggtctctctctctgcttgactGTCCCTACCAGCTGACTGtcatgaggtctctctctctgcttgactGTCCCTACCAGCTGACTGtcatgaggtctctctctctgcttgactGTCCCTACCAGCTGACTGtcatgaggtctctctctctgcttgactGTCCCTACCAGCTGACTGtcatgaggtctctctctctgcttgactGTCCCTACCAGCTGACTGtcatgaggtctctctctctgcttgactGTCCCTACCAGCTGACTGtcatgaggtctctctctctgcttgactGTCCCTACCAGCTGACTGtcatgaggtctctctctctgcttgactGTCCCTACCAGCTGACTGtcatgaggtctctctctctgcttgactGTCCCTACCAGCTGACTGtcatgaggtctctctctctgcttgactGTCCCTACCAGCTGACTGtcatgaggtctctctctctgcttgactGTCCCTACCAGCTGACTGtcatgaggtctctctctctgcttgactGTCCCTACCAGCTGACTGTCATGAG gtctctctctctgcttgactGTCCCTACCAGCTGACTGTCGCGGCAGTTCTAGAGCGGCGTGTCACTCGGGCCCTCCAATAG
- the LOC127925722 gene encoding uncharacterized protein LOC127925722 isoform X5, with product MRSLSLLDCPYQLTVMRSLSLLDCPYQLTVMRSLSLLDCPYQLTVMRSLSLLDCPYQLTVMRSLSLLDCPYQLTVMRSLSLLDCPYQLTVMRSLSLLDCPYQLTVMRSLSLLDCPYQLTVMRSLSLLDCPYQLTVMRSLSLLDCPYQLTVMRSLSLLDCPYQLTVMRSLSLLDCPYQLTVMRSLSLLDCPYQLTVMRSLSLLDCPYQLTVMRSLSLLDCPYQLTVMRSLSLLDCPYQLTVMRSLSLLDCPYQLTVMRSLSLLDCPYQLTVMRSLSLLDCPYQLTVMRSLSLLDCPYQLTVMRSLSLLDCPYQLTVMRSLSLLDCPYQLTVMRSLSLLDCPYQLTVMRSLSLLDCPYQLTVMRSLSLLDCPYQLTVAAVLERRVTRALQ from the exons atgaggtctctctctctgcttgactGTCCCTACCAGCTGACTGtcatgag gtctctctctctgcttgactGTCCCTACCAGCTGACTGtcatgaggtctctctctctgcttgactGTCCCTACCAGCTGACTGtcatgaggtctctctctctgcttgactGTCCCTACCAGCTGACTGTCATGAG gtctctctctctgcttgactGTCCCTACCAGCTGACTGtcatgaggtctctctctctgcttgactGTCCCTACCAGCTGACTGtcatgaggtctctctctctgcttgactGTCCCTACCAGCTGACTGtcatgaggtctctctctctgcttgactGTCCCTACCAGCTGACTGtcatgaggtctctctctctgcttgactGTCCCTACCAGCTGACTGtcatgag gtctctctctctgcttgactGTCCCTACCAGCTGACTGtcatgaggtctctctctctgcttgactGTCCCTACCAGCTGACTGtcatgaggtctctctctctgcttgactGTCCCTACCAGCTGACTGtcatgaggtctctctctctgcttgactGTCCCTACCAGCTGACTGtcatgaggtctctctctctgcttgactGTCCCTACCAGCTGACTGtcatgaggtctctctctctgcttgactGTCCCTACCAGCTGACTGtcatgaggtctctctctctgcttgactGTCCCTACCAGCTGACTGtcatgaggtctctctctctgcttgactGTCCCTACCAGCTGACTGtcatgaggtctctctctctgcttgactGTCCCTACCAGCTGACTGtcatgaggtctctctctctgcttgactGTCCCTACCAGCTGACTGtcatgaggtctctctctctgcttgactGTCCCTACCAGCTGACTGtcatgaggtctctctctctgcttgactGTCCCTACCAGCTGACTGtcatgaggtctctctctctgcttgactGTCCCTACCAGCTGACTGtcatgaggtctctctctctgcttgactGTCCCTACCAGCTGACTGtcatgaggtctctctctctgcttgactGTCCCTACCAGCTGACTGTCATGAG gtctctctctctgcttgactGTCCCTACCAGCTGACTGTCGCGGCAGTTCTAGAGCGGCGTGTCACTCGGGCCCTCCAATAG
- the LOC127925722 gene encoding uncharacterized protein LOC127925722 isoform X10: MRSLSLLDCPYQLTVMRSLSLLDCPYQLTVMRSLSLLDCPYQLTVMRSLSLLDCPYQLTVMRSLSLLDCPYQLTVMRSLSLLDCPYQLTVMRSLSLLDCPYQLTVMRSLSLLDCPYQLTVMRSLSLLDCPYQLTVMRSLSLLDCPYQLTVMRSLSLLDCPYQLTVMRSLSLLDCPYQLTVMRSLSLLDCPYQLTVMRSLSLLDCPYQLTVMRSLSLLDCPYQLTVMRSLSLLDCPYQLTVMRSLSLLDCPYQLTVMRSLSLLDCPYQLTVMRSLSLLDCPYQLTVMRSLSLLDCPYQLTVMRSLSLLDCPYQLTVAAVLERRVTRALQ; the protein is encoded by the exons atgag gtctctctctctgcttgactGTCCCTACCAGCTGACTGtcatgaggtctctctctctgcttgactGTCCCTACCAGCTGACTGtcatgaggtctctctctctgcttgactGTCCCTACCAGCTGACTGtcatgaggtctctctctctgcttgactGTCCCTACCAGCTGACTGtcatgaggtctctctctctgcttgactGTCCCTACCAGCTGACTGtcatgag gtctctctctctgcttgactGTCCCTACCAGCTGACTGtcatgaggtctctctctctgcttgactGTCCCTACCAGCTGACTGtcatgaggtctctctctctgcttgactGTCCCTACCAGCTGACTGtcatgaggtctctctctctgcttgactGTCCCTACCAGCTGACTGtcatgaggtctctctctctgcttgactGTCCCTACCAGCTGACTGtcatgaggtctctctctctgcttgactGTCCCTACCAGCTGACTGtcatgaggtctctctctctgcttgactGTCCCTACCAGCTGACTGtcatgaggtctctctctctgcttgactGTCCCTACCAGCTGACTGtcatgaggtctctctctctgcttgactGTCCCTACCAGCTGACTGtcatgaggtctctctctctgcttgactGTCCCTACCAGCTGACTGtcatgaggtctctctctctgcttgactGTCCCTACCAGCTGACTGtcatgaggtctctctctctgcttgactGTCCCTACCAGCTGACTGtcatgaggtctctctctctgcttgactGTCCCTACCAGCTGACTGtcatgaggtctctctctctgcttgactGTCCCTACCAGCTGACTGtcatgaggtctctctctctgcttgactGTCCCTACCAGCTGACTGTCATGAG gtctctctctctgcttgactGTCCCTACCAGCTGACTGTCGCGGCAGTTCTAGAGCGGCGTGTCACTCGGGCCCTCCAATAG